The Dyadobacter subterraneus genome window below encodes:
- a CDS encoding lysophospholipid acyltransferase family protein, translated as MASKKSTFSALPTWLARFDFLGIFEKDPFGNFLIIKRFFIFVIGWFTYYRYTAVNKIKITGSEQLIDLPDHGVIFLSNHQTYFADVIAFYHIFCATKWGYKDTIAPPFYLFSPRARCYYVAASETMKEGILPKLFSIGGAITIDRSWRANGENVKRELDNSAQDKIGMGLKHGWVVSFPQGTTKPFAPVRKGTAYLIKEHQPIVIPVVINGFRRAFDKKGLRFKKRNTTLTVQFKEPMHFLPDESVEDMIDRITRAIEQEPPKEINNALATQ; from the coding sequence ATGGCATCAAAAAAAAGTACGTTTAGCGCGCTTCCAACCTGGTTGGCTCGATTTGATTTCCTTGGGATTTTCGAAAAAGACCCTTTCGGCAATTTTCTGATTATTAAACGCTTCTTCATTTTTGTTATTGGCTGGTTTACCTATTATCGATATACGGCGGTAAATAAAATCAAAATCACAGGAAGTGAGCAGCTTATTGACCTGCCAGATCATGGTGTTATTTTTCTCTCAAACCACCAGACTTACTTTGCTGATGTCATTGCGTTTTATCACATTTTCTGTGCTACAAAATGGGGTTACAAGGATACTATTGCACCACCTTTTTATCTGTTTTCACCAAGAGCGCGCTGTTATTATGTGGCTGCTTCTGAAACTATGAAGGAAGGTATTTTACCAAAACTTTTTAGTATCGGCGGTGCCATCACCATCGACCGTTCCTGGCGGGCCAATGGTGAAAATGTAAAACGGGAACTGGACAATTCTGCGCAGGACAAAATTGGTATGGGCCTTAAACATGGCTGGGTTGTCAGTTTTCCACAAGGCACAACAAAACCCTTTGCACCGGTAAGAAAAGGAACCGCATACTTAATAAAGGAACATCAGCCCATTGTTATTCCTGTTGTCATCAATGGTTTTAGAAGAGCTTTTGATAAAAAAGGACTGCGTTTTAAAAAGAGAAATACAACGCTTACCGTTCAGTTTAAAGAACCAATGCATTTTTTACCGGATGAATCTGTGGAAGATATGATTGACAGAATTACCCGCGCCATTGAACAGGAACCGCCGAAAGAAATCAATAATGCTCTGGCCACGCAATAA